Genomic DNA from Desulfuromonas versatilis:
GCGATGCCAAGCCCTCCGCGAATGATCTGTTCCATGGCAAATAGATTCCCTTTGAATCGGCCACAAACCGGAGATGAAAAAAAGCCGCGCTCCGGGTGAGCGCGGCGACAGTTTGCATGAATTCGGGAGGTGGGGCAAGTGCAGATCACTCAATCAATGTCATGTTCGTTATTCCTATAGACTGGAAAGGCACATCCAGCTCGACACTTCTCAAGTTGGCGATTTCACTCCCGGCGAGCAGGTAGAACCTGAGCCCGCCAAGGAGAAGGAGCCCCCCATCATCAATACTCCAACTACCCGAGCTGTTTTCACCGCCGTCGTGTTGCATTACCCCGGTGCCATCCGCATTGAAGGTCGCCACGCCGGAACTCAGGCCGGTCATCTGGAAGGTTTTCCCGGCCAGCATTGAGGTCGTGAAAGGATCCGTTTTGGCAAGCCGCTGCGCACTTCCAAGGTTCCCGACATAAAGATATTTGTCAACTTCCGCCAACACATCTGCGGGCTCCATTAGTCCGGAATTCAAATCCATGCTGATGGTCTGCTCGGCTTCATTGAACTCCCAATTGCCTTGGAGAAATTCATAGAAACCCTGGTCGGTGGTCCACTCCGACCAGGTCCCATCCGCGTTGAAGGTGAAGACGGAAATCCCCCCATCTGGATACTCCTGGACGAAAGTCTTACCCGAGAAGGTTTCGGTGGTGAAGCCGGTGCCGATGTTGGTCGGGTCGTAGGTGTCGGGATCAGCTGCGATGGCCACCAATTGGCGTGTGGCAACGTCAGTGATGTGGGCCACCATTTCCTGGGCGCTACGGCCACTTTGGTCGGCCTCCTGGACGGTGCCAAAGACCCTGGCAAGTGCTTGGGCGATGCCGTGGAGTGAGGGGGAGGCTGTGGTTGAGTCGGCCAGGTAATTGGCGAAGAGGTTGGCGGACGCAAAACCCAAAGCACCTTTGATGACATCCTCGGCTTCGCCGATCGACTTGCCCCTCTCGACCTGTCCCTGGATAAGAGTCGTCAGCGGGCTGATGAATTCGGGCCGACCGGCCGGAGCCATCAGAAGATACGATTTTTCGACCGGAACGCCCGGGTTGTCCTCGTCAACGGTAACCCCCGCCTCCACAAGAACGACTATTGGATGTTGATCGACCTCTTCGCCCGTCAGAGTGTACTCTCCACCGGCGCCGGTGGTCGTTTTCGGTTCCCCTTCGTCCCAGACCTTGTTGCCGTTGCGGTCTGAGAAGACGGTGGCATCCACCAGGTAACCGTCGGCCACAACGCCGCTGACGCTGGCGGGCGTCGAGACTGGAGTGCTGTCGTTACTTCCACCGCCACCGCAACCGGCTAGGCTTACAAGAAACATTCCTGCAACCAAAATCCTGACGCCTCGTCTCATGTTGTCCTCCTGTTGAAGTTTATGCCTGGGTCGCCCCAAAGCCATTCGGGCCTTTCCTGTTTTCCCCCGCTGCGTGGTTTGGCCTTGGAGAAGAACAGACCGTGACCATCTTCAGCGGCCTCCGGCAAGCCATTGACCGTCCTTGTTTTGCCGAGGCCCCCGTTCACCTTCTCTGCAATCTTCCCTCCGCGCTGGGTCCAAGTTTTCTGCATCTCTTCACGCGAATACTGACCGAGGGCCTTGCCGACCCGAACGACCTCGCCTCGCTCTGTCAATTCGTCCGGTGATTCAATATCTCCCTTCCTCAATGTTTGATGGCCCCTGTGGTCAAGCCTTTGAATTTACCGACCACGGCATTCCCTGGGTAAAGAACTGGAAGCTGCTCCCGCCCCCCTCCTTGGCCCGGTACATGGCAAAATCCGCACACCTCATGAGCTCAGCTACGCTGCCGCCGTCATCTGGATAGATTCCGATGCCGATACTGGCCGTGACGTGAAACTCAAGCCCGCCGACCCGAAAGGCCGGGGCAAGACAAGTATTGACCTTATGGGCCATCGAACAGACCGCACCAAGCTGCTCCACCTCCTCAAGGAGCAGGACGAACTCGTCACCACCTATGCGGGCCAGGGTATTTCCTTTTCGGGTACAGGCCCTGAGTCGACCCGCCACCGCCTGCAATAGTCGATCGCCGACATCGTGGCCAAAAGAATCGTTGACCCTTTTGAACTGGTCCAGGTCCATGAATAAGATGGCCACCTGCTTGCAGGAGCGATGCGCCTTGGCGATGGCATGTTGGAAGCGGTTCTGAAAAAGCAGTCGGTTTGGTAATCCGGTCAGGGCGTCATGGTAGGCCAGGTGGATAAGCAGCGCCTCGCTCTCCCGCAGCGCGGTCCCGGTTGGCATGCTGTCCATCACATCCTGGAGGGTCCCGGCTATCTCGACAGGCTGGCTCTGGTGCTTGTGGTGAAAATCCCTAGGCCAATCAACGGGTTCGGCGACTCGTGAGGCAAGCGCCAGCTTCTCCTGCTTTTGGCTCGCTTTAGCTGTTCGGAGCATAAATTGGATGCGATAATCAAGGACAAAGCCTTTGGCCGAGCTGGTGATAAAGTCACTGGCCCCCGCCTCGTAGGCCCGACGGATTGCCTCGACCCTTTCGCCGCCGATAACCATCAAGATTGGTTTGTGTTGTCCGGCAGGAGTCTGGCGAATGGCCCGGCAGACCTCGAATCCATCCATGCCCGGCAAGGCGGCATTCAGCAGCACAGCATCGGGTTCTCTGGTCTTGAATTGGGCCAACGCATCCTCGCCATTCGCGGCCTCTACCACCACACAACCCGCCTTCTCCACGCTTTCTCGGATCCGGGTGAGCTGGGCAGGGTCCGCCCCGGCGATCAGAACTTCGGTTAATCGCTGGCTTTTTTCCTCCATTCCGGTCTCCCCTGGGTAGGACCTTACGCCGTGCAAGCTACCCGAACTCAACGACTTATGCCCGCCGAGCCGGCCGCAGCTCGAAGGCGGTGGCCCGCACCAGTTCCAGCACCTCAGGCTCGCGCCCCTGCGCCGGCCACTGGCGGCAGAGCCGTACCCGCACCGATCCTTCGCCCGCCTGGGCGACCCGCAGCAAATCGACGATCTTGTGCGACCTGTCTTTTCGCGAAGTCCGTATGGCCTGAAGCTGGAAGGTGCCGGGGTCCCGGCTGCGGATCCTGGCCCGGTTGCCGACGATGAAGATATCCCGGGGTCTTTCAGGGCTCGCAAAGCTGCAGAACTGTCGGATAGCCTCCAGGTTTTGCTGGTGGTATTCCAGATCCTGGTCGTTGCGGGGGTTGACGTCCTGGCCGTCGCTCTGGGCGAAGGGCGACAATTCGAGATGCAGGACTTTGCAGCCAGCCAGCTCCGCTTCCTCGCCGGGGACGAGAAAGTAGCCGGCCTTGCCGCAGGCCGCCAGCCTCGGATGTTCGGCCTGCCAGCTGCCGTTTTCCACCCAGGGCAATTCCCCGTGAATGGCTTTCAGGCCGGGATGGTTGGAGAGGCTGAGCCAGGAGAGCATCGACTCATGGAAAAGGTCCGCCACGCTTTCCGCATCCTGTTTCCGCACCAGGTCGCCGTAGAGCTTGCCGATCCCGCCCAGACCAGGCTCGTTGGTCACCATAAGAACTCGGGCCTGCCGCAGGTGCTCCTCCTGCCAGCGGGCGAAATTGGGGGTCTGCCGGAGAAAACCGCGCAAGTTGATGGCACCTGATTTGACGCGCTCAAGGTTCTCTTCGACCAGGGGCCATTCCCGCACCGACGGCCGATAGGGGTTGTAGTCGCCGAAGCTGTACATGGCGCGGCGCTCTTTGGACAACTGCCTGTTGCGGGACGAAAGGGGCATCTTCTCTCCGTGGGGCACATTGGGTGGTCCCAGCCCTGCGGGCTGGCTTTTCCTCCTGTTTCGCACGGTTCGTGCCATTTTCCCCAGCTTTTGAATTTACACTTGTTTTCAGCTAGTTAAAAAAACAAACCCGAAGGAACTGCGCCTTCGGGCCATTTCTTGTTTTCATTTTTTGAAACAATGACTATTATTTTAGAAACCACTCTCCGGTCTCCCGGCAGAGTGCGGAAACCCGCTCCCGAGGAGACCATGCCGACCCTGCATCTATACTGCGACCTTCGCGAACCCTCCCTGTCCCGCGCCGCTCGGGAAGCCCGCCGGTTGGAGCATTACGCTCTGCGGATCGAGCATGTCCGCACCGGCAACCTTGCCGCCAGCCTGGGCCAGTTGGCGGCAGACATGGGCGACGATGACCTCGGCCTGGTGGCCCTGCTGCACGCGCCCGATGAGCAACTGCGGGAAGCAGCACAGGTGCTTTCCCGCCATCCCCTGGACCTGCGGCGCCGCATCACCTTCTGCTGCTCCGGATACTGCCCGGGGATGGAGAGATGGGCCAACCAGTGTGGCCTCAAGCCCGAGCGCAACCATTATGAAGCCTCGCGGCGCCCGCCCTGGACCCCGCCCCATCCCCCCCGCGGGACCTCCCTAGCCGAACGCCAATGGATCCAGTACCGGCTGATGCGGGCCCTGATCGCCGGCGAGCCGCCGGCGGCGGTCTATGAGGAGATCATCCTGACCCTCCGCCGAGGAGCGCCTTCGGCCACCCAGCTCGAACGCTCCCGGCGGTTTGTCGAACAAGGGGAGCCGGATATGGCGGGGGGGAACTATGCAGAGGAGCGCCGGCTACACCCGAACGCCATCGACCGGCTGCGGGACCGGGCCGTCCAGGTGGGGCGTTCGGGTCTGAACACGCTGATCCTCGGCGAAACCGGCACAGGCAAGGAATCCCTCGCCTGGTACCTGCACGACTTCAGCACCCGCGGCAACGGGCCGGTTCTGGCCCTCAACTGCGCCTTTTTCGAGGGAGAGAGGCTTGAATCGGAACTTTTTGGACACGAGCAGGGGGCTTTTACCGATGCCAAGAAGGCCAAGAAGGGACTTGTAGAAGAGGCGGACGGGGGTACACTTTTTCTCGACGAGCTGCCGGAGATGGCCCCGCGCGTTCAGGCCAAGCTGCTGCGCTTCCTGCAGGATGGCACCTATACCCGCCTCGGCGGCAACCGCACCCTGCGCGCCGACGTCCGCATCATCTCCGCGGCGCAACCGAGCCTGATGCACAAGCTGCGGGCCGACCTCTACTACCGGGTCGCCGATGTCGAGCTGCGCACCGTGGCGCTGCGGGATATGGCAGGGCGGGACATCGTCAATATCGCCTGCAACCTGGCATACCGCCTGATGTGGAGGTCTGTCATCCGGGAGGAGGGGGAGACCGTCCTGACCCCCGATGTCATCCGCGGGATCTGGAAACAGTTGGCCCTACCGGAGCATGCCGCCCGTCTGGCTGGTTACCCCTGGCCTGGCAACATGCGCGAGCTCTCCGCCATGATCAAGCGCTTAGTACTGCTGGGAGACGACATTTTTCGCGAGCTTGATGGGAAACCGACCGGCTCGATGGTGTTCCCCGGCACTGAGGAGGCCACCTTTGACGAAGAGTGGCGCCAGTTCCTCCTCCCCGTTTCCAGCCTGGCGGAGATCGAAGCCCGCCAACTCAAGCTCAAGGCCCTGCAGGGGGCCTATGTCAGGCACCTGGTTGCCAGTCTTGGCGGCCGCACCCGCATCCAACCGACCAAACTGGCCGAAACCCTTGGCTGCACCTACAACACCCTGATGAGTTGCCTCGGCACCCAGAAACAACCTTGAAGGTTGCCCGCAAACGGGGTGCGCCTTGCCCCTACCAGCCGTGGCGAGCGAGAAGGCGCCGGCCGAACCGGGCGGTCGCCGAGGCGGGGGAGCGCTCGACCAGCCGGCGCAGGGAGGGCAGGTCATCCACGTCCTCCCAGCCGGCCACCTCCCGGTAGCCGATCCCCAGGGCCCGGGCCCGCTCGCGGGTAGCGGCCAGCACCCCGGGGGTGCTCCAGGGGATGTCCCGGAACAGTTCGGGATGCACTGCGTCCTGCCCCACCAGCACGTAGCCGCCGTCCGCGGCGGGGGCGGTGACGAAGCTGGCGCGCTCCAGGGCGGCGAAGGCCTCCTCGACCAGGTGCGCGGGAAGGTCGGGACTGTCCGAGCCGATCATGGCGGCCCGCCGGCAGCCCCGGGCGAAAAGGGCCTCGAAGGCCCGCTCGAGCCGCTCGCCGAGGCCACCCTGGGCCTGGGCTATGCGCGGCAGGGCGGGAAAAGCGGACTGGAAAAACGCTTCCTCCCCGGCGTAGAACAGCACCAGGTCGAAGTCCCGGCCTGCCAGCGATTCGACCGTTTCGATCAGCGAGACGCGATAGAGCTCGGCGGCCTGCTCGCCGGAAAGCGGCGGGCAGAGGCGGGTTTTGACCCTGCCGGGGAGCGGCTGCTTGGCGAAAATCCCCAGTGCCCGCGTTGCAATCTTCGGAATAGAGCTATTAATTTCAGAGACTTGCAAACTATCCACAGAATCCACAGGGTTATCCACAGCCGCTAGCGGGTGCCGCTCTCCACCAGAGCGTAGGCCGAGTGGTTATGGATCGACTCGAAATTCTCGCACTCGACGCGAAACCACTGGATCGCCGGCTGCTGGCGCAGCTTGAGGGTCACCGCGCGCACGATGTCCTCGACGAACATGGGGTTGTCGTAGGCCTGCTCGGTGACCGCCTTCTCGTCTTCGCGCTTGAGCAGCGAATAGACCGGCGCGCTGCCGCAGCTCTCCACCCACTCGATCAGGTCCTCGAGCCAGACGTGGTCGCGGTAGCGGATCTGCACGTTGATGGCGCTGCGCTGGTTGTGGGCGCCGCGGGCGCTGATCTCCTTGGAGCAGGGGCACAGGGAGGTGACCGGCACGGTCACGCCGAGCACGAAGTCGGCCGAATCCCCCAGGGTGCCGAGCATCCGGCACTGGTATTCCATCAGCCCGCGGGCCCCGGAGGCGGGAGCCTGTTTTTCGATGAAGTAGGGGAACTCCAGCTCCATGTGGGCGCAGGAGGCCTCGAGGCGCTCCTTCATCTCCTGGAGAATGGTGTCGAGGCTGAGGATGCTGATCTCGCCGCGGTACTGGTTGAGGATCTCGATGAAGCGGCTCATGTGGGTCCCCTTGAAGTGGTGGGGAAGGTCCACGTACATGTTGATGCGCGCCACCGTGTGCTGCTCGAGCTTGCTCTTGTCCTGCACCACGATGGGGTAGCTGATGTTCTTCACCCCGACCTTGTCGATGGGGACCTTGCGGGTGTCGGGTTCCCGCTGTATGTCACGCATCGGCCCCTCGGGGGCCGGGGAGGCGTGAGGCGTGAGGGGTGAGGCGTTTTTATCTTTGCTTTTGTTGGTCATGACTTTGCTTTTCCTCCTCACTCCTTACTTTTCACTGCTCACCGCATAGCGGACGGGATCTTTCACCCCCGCCTCGGCAAACCCCTTGAGCCGCAGCAGGCAGGAGTCGCACTCGCCGCAGGCCAGCCCCTCGGGGGTGGGATCGTAGCAGGAGTGGGTCAGGGAATAGTCGACCCCCAGCTCCAGCCCCTTGCGGATGATCTGCGCCTTGCTCAGTTGGATCAGCGGGGTGTGGATGCGGTAGCGCCCCCCTTCGACTCCCGCCCTGGTGGCGAGGTTGGCCATCGCCTCGTAGGCCGCGATGAACTCAGGGCGGCAATCGGGGTAGCCCGAGTAGTCGAGGGCGTTGACCCCGATAAAGATGTCCTGGGCCCCCAGCACCTCGGCCCAGCCCAGGGCGAAGGAGAGAAAGATGGTGTTACGCGCCGGCACGTAGGTCACCGGGATGCTCTCGTCGATCGCCCGCCCCTTGGGGACGGCGGTGTCCGAGGTCAGGGCGCTGCCACCGATGCGGCGCAGATCGATCTCCACCAGCTGGTGCTCGACGGCCCCCACTTTCGGGGCGTATTGCCGGGCCTTGTCCAGTTCGATGCTGTGGCGCTGGCCGTAGGCGAAGCTCATGGCGTAGGGCTCGAACCCCTCAGCCCGGGCGATGGCCATGCAGGTGGTCGAGTCGAGCCCCCCGCTGTAAAGAACAACCGCTTTTTTGGACATTTTCCTGACTCCTGACTGCTGACTCCTGATTTCTCGAGTCAGTGAACTTCGTAAAAGTCCCCGGTCCCCAGCCGGTGCACCTTCATCAGGTTGGTGGTGCCGGGGGTCGACATGGGGCTGCCCATGGTGATGACCACCACCTCCCCTTTTTTCAGCACCCCGGCATCGAGCACCGCCTGCTCCACCGAACGGATCTGCGCTTCGGTATCCCCCTGGATGTCGACCCGCAGCGAGCGCACCCCGGCATACAGGGACATGCGGCGGCGCACCTCGAGGGTGGGGGTGATGGCGAATACCGGCACCGACGGGCGGTACTTGGCGACCAGGGCCGCGGTGCTGCCGGTCTGGGTAAAGGCGAGAATCGCCGCGGCGCCCAGGTTTTCGGCCACCCGGCAGGCGGCCTGGCCGATCGCCTCGGGCAGCCGCCGGTAGCCGCGCACCTCGGGGATGGGGCGGAAGGATTTTTCGCGCAGCACCGGATCCTCCTCCACGTCGTGGGCCACCCGCACCATCAGCGAAACCGCCTCGACGGGGAACTGCCCGGAAGCGGTCTCCGCCGAGAGCATCACCGCATCGGTCCCGTCGAGGATCGCGTTGGCCACATCGGAGGTTTCGGCGCGGGTCGGGCGGGGATTGGCAATCATGCTTTCGAGCATCTGGGTGGCGGTGATCACCGGTTTGCCCGCCTCGTTGCACTGGCGGATGATGCGCTTCTGGATCAGCGGCACCTTCTCCGGGCTCATCTCCACCCCCAGGTCGCCGCGGGCCACCATGATGCCGTCGGCGGCCTCGAGGATGGCGTCGAAATTGGCCACCGCCTCGGGCTTTTCGATCTTGGCGATCACCCGCAGGTCGGCCTTCTGCTGGTAGAGCAGGTCCTTGAGGCCGTGCACGTCCTCGGCCCGCCGTACGAAGGAGAGCGCCACGTAGTCGACGCCGTGGCCGAGGCAGAAGCGCAGGTCCTCCAGGTCTTTTTCCGTCAGCGCCGGCGCGGAAACCTTCACCCCCGGCAGGTTGATCCCCTTGCGGTCCTTGAGCACTCCGCCGAACTTGACCCGACAGCGCACCTCCTCGGCCGCGGCCGAGAGCACCTCCAGCTCCATGAGCCCGTCATCGAGCAGAATCCGGTCGCCGGGGGTCACGTCTCCCGGCAGCTCCCGGTAGGTGGTGGGGATCAGCTCGCCCTGGCCCAGCACCTCGCGGGTGGTCAGGGTGACCTCGCTGCCGGAGACCAGGGTCAGGGCGCCGCCGGCCATCTGCCCGGTGCGGATCTTGGGGCCCTGCAGATCCGCCAGGATCCCCACCGCCCGGCGCCGGCGCCGGGAAAGTTCACGGATCCGCTCGATCAGCCTGGCCTTGCTTTCCAGGTCACCATGGGAGAAATTGAGGCGAAAAACATCGGCGCCGGCCTCCATGAGGGCCAGCAGCATCGATTCCGACTCGCTGGCCGGGCCGAGGGTGACAACGATCTTGGTGCGACGGAACATGGCTGGATCCTTTCGGCCTTACCACCTGGCCGGGCCCCATAAACAGGGGACCCTTTCCGGCCGGAAAAGGGTCCCTCGACAAGCCCGGCAAGCTTTTCGGGAGCAACTCTAGTGGTGGTAGCGTCCCTTGTACTCGGTATGGGCCTTGTCCGGCCCCTTGTGACAGCGGAAGCAGCGTTGCTCGGAAATTTTCTGCTGCTCGAGCGGGGAGGCTTCGGCAGGCGCCATCGATCCCGAACTTTGCCAGGCTTCCCTGCCGGTTTCGCTGGTCAGGGTGGGCGGCTCATAAGCCAGCTGCCAGTCGTTGCCGATCGGCTGGGTGTGACACTGGTCGCAGCCGCCCGGAGCGGGGATCGCTTTCCAGGATCCCAGCATCGCGCAGCCCCAGGCCAGGGAGCATATCAGGATCAGTGGCAGCAGGGTCTTTTTCATGCGGCGTCAAGTCTCCTTCCTAGGGAATTATCCCGTGAACTATAGCACAGCGGCCAGGCCAGGCAAACGGCAAAACCGTTGAACCTGCGGGCAGCTCTGTGCTATTAATGGATTTTTGCGAAAATTGGAGACCTTAGCCTGCCTATGATCGGAAAATTGATCCGCTTCTCCCTGTTCGCCGGGCTCGGCCTGGGGCTTGCGGTTTTGCTCGGATTGTCCGCCGCCTACCTGTACGTTTCCAAAACCCTGCCCAAGGTCGAAACCCTGGCGGACTACCGCCCCCCCATCATCACCAGCGTCTACAGCGAAGACGGCGGGGTGATCGCCGAGTATTACCGCGAGCGGCGCATCCCGGTCCCGGTGGAGCGCATGCCTGGCCAGCTCATCGAGGCCTTCGTCGCCGCCGAGGATTCCCACTTTTTCGGACACAAGGGGATCGACCTGGTCTCCATTTTGCGCGCCGCGCTGAAGAACATCAAGGCCGGCGGCATCGTCCAGGGCGGCAGCACCATCACCCAGCAGGTGGCCAAAAGCCTGTTGCTCTCGCCGGAGAAGAAATTCGAGCGCAAATTCAAGGAGGCGATCCTCGCCTGGCGCATGGAGAAATACCTGTCCAAGCAGGATATCCTCTATCTCTACCTCAACCAGATCTACCTCGGCCACAGCGCCTACGGCGTGCAGGCGGCCGCCGAGAATTATTTCGACAAGAACGTCGAGGACCTCTCCCTGGCCGAGTGCGCCATGCTCGCCGGGCTGCCCCAGGCCCCCAGCCGCTACTCCCCCTACCGGCATTTCGGCCGGGCCAAGGAGCGCCAGAAATACGTCCTGGGTCGCATGGTCGATGAGGGGTACATCAGCCCCGAGCAGGCCCAGCAGGCCCTGGGCCAGGAGCTGACCATCCACCCGCGGGTCAACGTCCACATTGCCGACGCCGCCTACTTCACCGAACAGGTGCGCCGCTACCTCGAGGAGAATTACGGCGAGCAGCTGCTCTACAGCGGCGGCCTCAAGGTCTACACCACCATGAACCTCGGCATGCAGCAGGTCGCCCAGCAGGCGGTGCGGGAGAACCTGCGCGAACTCGACAAGCGCCAGGGGTTCCGGGGGGTGGAAAAGGTGCTTTCCGCCGATGAGGAAGCGGCCTTTCTTGCCGACCAGGAGCAGAAGCTGGGGGATAAGCTGGTGGCCCCCGGCGATCTGCTCGATGCGGTGCTCACCGGCGGGTCAGGCAATCAGCTGGAGGTTCGCATCGGCCCCTTCAAGGGGGAGATCCCTCGCTCCGGCTACGAATGGGCCGGCCCCGTACGGGTGGTCCCCCGCGGCCAGGCGGCCGCGGCGGGCGGCTCCGGGCGCGAGCAGCGCATGCCGGTGGGATCGGTGCTCAAGGTGCGGGTGGAGAAGGTCAAGGCCGACCAGGTTCTCACCCTGAGCCTGGAACAGGTACCGGCCGCCCAGGGGGCCTTGGTCGCCCTCGACCCGCGCAGCGGACAGGTCCGCGCCATGGTCGGGGGCTACGACTTTGCCCAGAGCCAGTTCAACCGCGCCATCCAGGCCCGCCGGTTGCCCGGTTCGGCGATCAAGCCGATCATCTACGCGGCGGCCCTCGACAAGGGCTACACTCCGGCCACGGTCATCCTCGATACCCCGGTGATCTACAAGCAGACCAGCGCCAGCGGCGAACAGACCGAGTGGAAGCCGCGCAACTACGCGGAAAAATTCTACGGGCCGACCAGCTTTCGCGAGGCGCTGACCCACTCGCACAACGTCATCACCATCAAGATCCTGGAGGACGTCGGAGTCAGCTACGTGGTCAATTACGCCCGCAAGCTCGGCATCGAGTCGCCCCTGGCCCGCGACCTGACCCTGGCCCTGGGCTCCTCGGCCCTCACCCCCCTGGAGCTGGCCACCGCCTACTCGGTGTTTGCCAGCGGCGGAGTGCGCC
This window encodes:
- the pyk gene encoding pyruvate kinase, translating into MFRRTKIVVTLGPASESESMLLALMEAGADVFRLNFSHGDLESKARLIERIRELSRRRRRAVGILADLQGPKIRTGQMAGGALTLVSGSEVTLTTREVLGQGELIPTTYRELPGDVTPGDRILLDDGLMELEVLSAAAEEVRCRVKFGGVLKDRKGINLPGVKVSAPALTEKDLEDLRFCLGHGVDYVALSFVRRAEDVHGLKDLLYQQKADLRVIAKIEKPEAVANFDAILEAADGIMVARGDLGVEMSPEKVPLIQKRIIRQCNEAGKPVITATQMLESMIANPRPTRAETSDVANAILDGTDAVMLSAETASGQFPVEAVSLMVRVAHDVEEDPVLREKSFRPIPEVRGYRRLPEAIGQAACRVAENLGAAAILAFTQTGSTAALVAKYRPSVPVFAITPTLEVRRRMSLYAGVRSLRVDIQGDTEAQIRSVEQAVLDAGVLKKGEVVVITMGSPMSTPGTTNLMKVHRLGTGDFYEVH
- a CDS encoding cytochrome C is translated as MKKTLLPLILICSLAWGCAMLGSWKAIPAPGGCDQCHTQPIGNDWQLAYEPPTLTSETGREAWQSSGSMAPAEASPLEQQKISEQRCFRCHKGPDKAHTEYKGRYHH
- a CDS encoding sigma-54-dependent transcriptional regulator; the encoded protein is MPTLHLYCDLREPSLSRAAREARRLEHYALRIEHVRTGNLAASLGQLAADMGDDDLGLVALLHAPDEQLREAAQVLSRHPLDLRRRITFCCSGYCPGMERWANQCGLKPERNHYEASRRPPWTPPHPPRGTSLAERQWIQYRLMRALIAGEPPAAVYEEIILTLRRGAPSATQLERSRRFVEQGEPDMAGGNYAEERRLHPNAIDRLRDRAVQVGRSGLNTLILGETGTGKESLAWYLHDFSTRGNGPVLALNCAFFEGERLESELFGHEQGAFTDAKKAKKGLVEEADGGTLFLDELPEMAPRVQAKLLRFLQDGTYTRLGGNRTLRADVRIISAAQPSLMHKLRADLYYRVADVELRTVALRDMAGRDIVNIACNLAYRLMWRSVIREEGETVLTPDVIRGIWKQLALPEHAARLAGYPWPGNMRELSAMIKRLVLLGDDIFRELDGKPTGSMVFPGTEEATFDEEWRQFLLPVSSLAEIEARQLKLKALQGAYVRHLVASLGGRTRIQPTKLAETLGCTYNTLMSCLGTQKQP
- the folE2 gene encoding GTP cyclohydrolase FolE2; the protein is MRDIQREPDTRKVPIDKVGVKNISYPIVVQDKSKLEQHTVARINMYVDLPHHFKGTHMSRFIEILNQYRGEISILSLDTILQEMKERLEASCAHMELEFPYFIEKQAPASGARGLMEYQCRMLGTLGDSADFVLGVTVPVTSLCPCSKEISARGAHNQRSAINVQIRYRDHVWLEDLIEWVESCGSAPVYSLLKREDEKAVTEQAYDNPMFVEDIVRAVTLKLRQQPAIQWFRVECENFESIHNHSAYALVESGTR
- a CDS encoding penicillin-binding protein 1A, coding for MIGKLIRFSLFAGLGLGLAVLLGLSAAYLYVSKTLPKVETLADYRPPIITSVYSEDGGVIAEYYRERRIPVPVERMPGQLIEAFVAAEDSHFFGHKGIDLVSILRAALKNIKAGGIVQGGSTITQQVAKSLLLSPEKKFERKFKEAILAWRMEKYLSKQDILYLYLNQIYLGHSAYGVQAAAENYFDKNVEDLSLAECAMLAGLPQAPSRYSPYRHFGRAKERQKYVLGRMVDEGYISPEQAQQALGQELTIHPRVNVHIADAAYFTEQVRRYLEENYGEQLLYSGGLKVYTTMNLGMQQVAQQAVRENLRELDKRQGFRGVEKVLSADEEAAFLADQEQKLGDKLVAPGDLLDAVLTGGSGNQLEVRIGPFKGEIPRSGYEWAGPVRVVPRGQAAAAGGSGREQRMPVGSVLKVRVEKVKADQVLTLSLEQVPAAQGALVALDPRSGQVRAMVGGYDFAQSQFNRAIQARRLPGSAIKPIIYAAALDKGYTPATVILDTPVIYKQTSASGEQTEWKPRNYAEKFYGPTSFREALTHSHNVITIKILEDVGVSYVVNYARKLGIESPLARDLTLALGSSALTPLELATAYSVFASGGVRLTPTYITKIVDRDGKVLESIDPADFPTGVGSDQKLIRQSPERVISPETAYLITNLMESVVRDGTGWRAKSLGRPVAGKTGTTNDLKDAWFAGYVPQLVAISWVGFDQERPLGKKETGSRAAAPAWVSFMQEAVKGLEPEEFPVPDGIEFHPIDRISGLLTPEDNSEAYIEVFAPGTAPSRYALDESRPRARDFFKLDLQDN
- the queC gene encoding 7-cyano-7-deazaguanine synthase QueC, yielding MSKKAVVLYSGGLDSTTCMAIARAEGFEPYAMSFAYGQRHSIELDKARQYAPKVGAVEHQLVEIDLRRIGGSALTSDTAVPKGRAIDESIPVTYVPARNTIFLSFALGWAEVLGAQDIFIGVNALDYSGYPDCRPEFIAAYEAMANLATRAGVEGGRYRIHTPLIQLSKAQIIRKGLELGVDYSLTHSCYDPTPEGLACGECDSCLLRLKGFAEAGVKDPVRYAVSSEK
- a CDS encoding TIGR04282 family arsenosugar biosynthesis glycosyltransferase; amino-acid sequence: MQVSEINSSIPKIATRALGIFAKQPLPGRVKTRLCPPLSGEQAAELYRVSLIETVESLAGRDFDLVLFYAGEEAFFQSAFPALPRIAQAQGGLGERLERAFEALFARGCRRAAMIGSDSPDLPAHLVEEAFAALERASFVTAPAADGGYVLVGQDAVHPELFRDIPWSTPGVLAATRERARALGIGYREVAGWEDVDDLPSLRRLVERSPASATARFGRRLLARHGW
- a CDS encoding GGDEF domain-containing response regulator, with the protein product MEEKSQRLTEVLIAGADPAQLTRIRESVEKAGCVVVEAANGEDALAQFKTREPDAVLLNAALPGMDGFEVCRAIRQTPAGQHKPILMVIGGERVEAIRRAYEAGASDFITSSAKGFVLDYRIQFMLRTAKASQKQEKLALASRVAEPVDWPRDFHHKHQSQPVEIAGTLQDVMDSMPTGTALRESEALLIHLAYHDALTGLPNRLLFQNRFQHAIAKAHRSCKQVAILFMDLDQFKRVNDSFGHDVGDRLLQAVAGRLRACTRKGNTLARIGGDEFVLLLEEVEQLGAVCSMAHKVNTCLAPAFRVGGLEFHVTASIGIGIYPDDGGSVAELMRCADFAMYRAKEGGGSSFQFFTQGMPWSVNSKA